The Malus domestica chromosome 06, GDT2T_hap1 genome has a segment encoding these proteins:
- the LOC103420355 gene encoding zinc finger protein ZAT4-like, translated as MEEDQELKYVCKFCSKSFPCGRSLGGHMRCHLINNSLETEEKLNNGGVKLSSSKNGGSDFEGGTHQQPGYGLRENPKKTWRLADSSEDTSLHPDKFCRECGKWFQSWKSLFGHMKFHSEKERVSIESLEEEHEDSWTSQSENKTTAAAPPNRGRRSGRKTRYMRATTSSSNFSIVAAATATSEIEQEQEEVAMCLMMLSRDSGHWGGLKLVARDSFDGNSGFSDPPSSVGTTRVADIKSKIATTLKLKNKLNKKVLEPRNFESLAVLEGRKSKFCSSAGGFSNNDKLGSNKSNSSKRKIKETCDFELRSDQSPKNLSTSRTDILDSEVGVCKSSQKRSKFECTTCNKVFRSYQALGGHRASHKKTKGCFASKFESSENTMETDISPKSCCNNDNPIEQEIAESSAKSTKGHSCPICYRVFSSGQALGGHKRSHLIGEAKITNQTLVIQKPAAPEVRDFLDLNLPAPVEEESSSNHDAAAAAFKPWWVGSSSHKHEAALVGLISN; from the coding sequence ATGGAAGAAGATCAAGAGTTGAAGTATGTATGCAAGTTTTGCAGCAAAAGCTTCCCCTGTGGCAGATCATTGGGAGGTCACATGAGGTGTCACTTGATCAACAATTCGCTGGAAACAGAGGAAAAGCTCAATAACGGAGGAGTTAAGCTCTCGTCCTCCAAGAATGGCGGTTCTGATTTCGAAGGAGGAACTCATCAGCAACCCGGTTATGGTCTGAGGGAGAATCCCAAGAAAACTTGGAGGCTCGCGGACTCGAGTGAGGACACTTCGCTTCATCCGGACAAGTTTTGTAGAGAATGTGGCAAATGGTTTCAGTCTTGGAAATCTCTGTTCGGTCACATGAAGTTCCACTCGGAAAAAGAAAGAGTTTCGATTGAGAGCCTCGAGGAAGAACACGAAGATTCTTGGACTAGCCAATCGGAGAACAAAACTACTGCTGCTGCTCCTCCCAATCGGGGAAGAAGATCCGGAAGAAAAACAAGGTACATGAGAGCAACAACTTCATCTTCTAACTTTTCAATTGTTGCTGCTGCTACTGCTACTTCCGAGATTGAGCAAGAACAAGAAGAGGTTGCTATGTGTTTGATGATGCTTTCGAGGGATTCGGGTCACTGGGGCGGCTTAAAATTAGTAGCTCGTGACTCTTTCGATGGAAATTCAGGGTTCTCGGATCCTCCATCATCAGTTGGAACAACTCGGGTTGCGGATATTAAGAGTAAGATTGCTACAACTTTGAAACTGAAGAACAAACTCAATAAAAAGGTGTTGGAACCTCGAAACTTCGAGTCCCTAGCAGTACTCGAAGGTAGAAAATCCAAGTTTTGTTCTTCTGCTGGTGGGTTTTCGAATAATGATAAATTGGGTTCCAACAAGTCCAATTCAAGCAAGAGGAAGATCAAAGAGACTTGTGATTTTGAATTGAGGTCAGATCAGTCCCCGAAAAATTTGAGTACTAGTAGAACTGATATTTTGGATTCTGAAGTAGGAGTTTGCAAGAGTTCACAAAAGAGAAGCAAATTCGAATGTACTACTTGCAACAAGGTTTTTCGATCGTACCAAGCTCTGGGAGGCCATAGGGCGAGTCACAAGAAGACCAAAGGGTGCTTCGCTTCGAAGTTCGAAAGCAgtgaaaacaccatggaaactGACATCTCCCCCAAGTCTTGCTGCAACAATGACAACCCCATTGAGCAAGAAATAGCAGAGAGCAGTGCAAAAAGTACAAAAGGGCATTCCTGTCCAATTTGCTACAGAGTTTTCTCCTCAGGGCAAGCATTGGGAGGGCACAAGAGATCCCATTTGATTGGTGAGGCTAAAATTACCAACCAAACCCTAGTGATTCAAAAGCCTGCAGCTCCTGAAGTGAGAGACTTTCTTGATCTCAATCTTCCTGCTCCTGTGGAGGAAGAAAGCAGTAGCAACCATGATGCTGCTGCAGCAGCATTTAAGCCATGGTGGGTTGGAAGCAGCAGTCATAAGCATGAGGCTGCCCTTGTAGGGCTCATCTCCAACTGA